A genomic stretch from Thermomonospora umbrina includes:
- a CDS encoding ADP-ribosyltransferase gives MPRQTGGAPTAPTSPTEGGGHDFDSPLTSSRIESQYGIPERNQERFQGVAEHENLLIDVRPTNPDSVRWLNEGAIPKPQDIKAKTVNEYDLLLCDRLPRDAQGLVALFEPTMPQRHEVDLTDSQWSELEQRYRKRMTEWAYLNDQIGYGDQEGRFRVTDDALVQGVDRNGEWRPITGDHDIFDIRHPDGSRLSPEEEHQVISDMRDRDMGVQHGPHMYWDPPAGSHARTEIYEPIVRAHQEGPNGEPLVRFAPGRPPRLVWAEPLDAGTNDAPTPSTPTDTRLTGPTPGTPPPSGTPPPANPQPTPANGEPTPTAGQPTPAAGQLPPSPGHPAPSSAQPAPSSGPPVPNAGQPAPSGGQPVPNAAQPASTGGSAAPSGGRPVPSGDWPTSPGGQPTPAGQLTPAGQPTPAGGQLHPSASQPAPSRGQPAPSGSRPSPNVGQPASAGGTSDGQPASSGGRPVPPGGQLGSSGGQPPSSGGEFGPSAGRPAPSAASYGGRPPASRVEGGVPVVPGSPTLSPPAGGQAVASGGGPLVSPSSGEGGPAAGERGGPEGSDGGGEEGAGERSQGLPDGLREVWQASVETPAGRALYGADEAGMRDLARAVPAEPGRYVLDAHGDVDGIRVGERRLGVDEVAALVRNDPGWDGRTPVMLLSCDVGQGDFAARLAERLGVPVVAPTTQAWSDSQGRVFAATSQPGPDGRPTPTWPPDGAWNAHHPGGEVTPAGRDGHIGDVGDTTTPPTDAAARGDSPPADDATSDGESTDGDSPSDGDSASNGQTPGGQTPRGETPGGDTRSGQIQNSETQSGQAPSGETQSGETPSEESPGGQTPGGQTQSGESPSGEPPGGESPGGQIPGGETRSGETPEGESGDRAGPRGEFPGEVGEDGVRRFERDGLGARYGDEVLGDVFRALPPEQQQAVRDYTQNSGPFNDTLRLTDPSALDDLIASWRDDGYRGWGLFEVTPGRVPTLEDLYAAIDRPDLTPDQRDLLERVFDADDPAHELDGILRNEAGMRGTIMMVFGSWPTPEDVHARIAMVDDALARPLPETVEVLRALQDLSFIPEFDPDDPEALEGVRWTEEGFTSSSLGARFAHIDGLPPEVRMRLEVPAGTPALWVGENSFYPDQRELILARPLTYEISEVRVLPNGKMEVRARVVPSESSDSMES, from the coding sequence GTGCCTCGGCAGACAGGCGGCGCCCCAACGGCCCCGACATCGCCGACGGAGGGCGGTGGGCACGACTTCGACAGCCCGCTGACCAGTAGCCGGATCGAGTCGCAGTACGGCATCCCGGAACGGAACCAGGAGCGCTTCCAGGGGGTCGCCGAGCACGAGAACCTGCTCATCGATGTCAGGCCCACCAATCCCGACTCGGTGCGCTGGCTGAACGAGGGGGCGATCCCCAAGCCGCAGGACATCAAGGCCAAGACCGTCAACGAGTACGACCTGCTCCTGTGCGACCGGCTGCCCCGGGACGCCCAGGGCCTCGTCGCGCTGTTCGAGCCGACGATGCCGCAGCGCCACGAGGTCGACCTGACCGACAGCCAGTGGTCCGAGCTCGAACAGCGCTACCGCAAGCGGATGACGGAGTGGGCCTACCTGAACGACCAGATCGGGTACGGCGACCAAGAGGGCAGGTTCCGCGTCACCGACGATGCCCTGGTGCAGGGCGTGGACCGGAACGGCGAGTGGCGCCCCATCACCGGCGACCACGACATCTTCGACATCCGCCACCCCGACGGGTCCCGGCTGAGCCCTGAGGAGGAGCACCAGGTCATCAGCGACATGCGGGACCGCGACATGGGCGTCCAGCACGGCCCGCACATGTACTGGGACCCTCCCGCCGGCAGCCATGCCCGGACCGAGATCTACGAGCCCATCGTCCGCGCCCACCAAGAGGGCCCCAACGGCGAACCCCTCGTCCGCTTCGCCCCCGGCCGACCCCCGCGCCTGGTGTGGGCCGAGCCCCTCGACGCGGGCACCAACGACGCACCCACACCGTCCACCCCCACGGACACCCGCCTCACCGGGCCCACCCCTGGCACACCCCCACCCTCCGGCACCCCACCCCCCGCCAACCCCCAACCGACCCCCGCCAACGGCGAGCCCACCCCCACCGCCGGCCAGCCAACCCCGGCCGCCGGCCAACTCCCTCCGTCGCCGGGCCACCCCGCACCGTCCAGTGCCCAACCCGCTCCGTCGAGTGGCCCACCCGTTCCGAACGCTGGCCAACCCGCTCCGTCCGGCGGCCAACCCGTTCCGAACGCGGCTCAGCCCGCTTCGACGGGTGGCTCAGCCGCTCCCTCCGGTGGCCGGCCCGTTCCGTCTGGTGACTGGCCCACCTCGCCGGGTGGCCAGCCCACCCCCGCTGGCCAGCTAACCCCGGCCGGTCAGCCAACCCCGGCCGGTGGCCAACTCCATCCGTCGGCTAGTCAACCCGCTCCGTCCCGTGGCCAACCTGCTCCGTCGGGTAGCCGGCCTTCTCCGAACGTTGGTCAGCCTGCTTCGGCGGGTGGCACGTCCGATGGCCAACCCGCTTCCTCTGGTGGCCGGCCCGTTCCGCCGGGCGGTCAATTGGGCTCGTCCGGTGGTCAGCCGCCTTCGTCCGGTGGTGAGTTCGGCCCTTCCGCCGGGCGGCCCGCGCCTTCGGCTGCTTCGTACGGTGGTCGGCCGCCCGCGTCGCGGGTGGAGGGGGGCGTGCCGGTGGTCCCGGGCTCGCCGACTCTGTCGCCTCCCGCCGGCGGGCAGGCGGTCGCGTCGGGGGGTGGGCCTTTGGTGTCGCCGTCCTCGGGTGAGGGCGGACCGGCTGCTGGTGAACGAGGTGGGCCGGAGGGCTCGGACGGCGGGGGCGAGGAGGGCGCTGGTGAACGTTCCCAGGGGTTGCCCGATGGGTTGCGGGAGGTGTGGCAGGCGAGCGTGGAGACGCCTGCCGGGCGGGCGTTGTACGGGGCCGACGAGGCGGGGATGCGGGACCTGGCGCGGGCGGTGCCGGCGGAGCCGGGGCGCTATGTGCTGGACGCGCATGGGGACGTCGATGGGATTCGGGTCGGGGAGCGGCGGCTCGGGGTCGACGAGGTGGCGGCGCTCGTTCGCAACGATCCGGGGTGGGACGGGCGGACGCCGGTCATGCTTTTGTCCTGCGACGTCGGGCAGGGGGACTTCGCGGCGCGCCTGGCCGAGCGGCTGGGGGTGCCGGTCGTGGCGCCCACCACCCAGGCGTGGTCCGATTCGCAGGGCCGGGTGTTCGCCGCGACGTCGCAGCCGGGGCCGGACGGGCGTCCGACGCCGACCTGGCCGCCGGACGGGGCCTGGAACGCCCACCACCCCGGCGGCGAGGTCACGCCGGCGGGGCGGGACGGGCACATCGGCGACGTCGGGGACACCACGACGCCGCCCACCGACGCCGCCGCACGCGGCGACTCGCCGCCGGCGGACGACGCCACGTCGGACGGGGAGTCTACGGACGGTGACTCGCCTTCGGATGGGGACTCCGCGTCGAACGGGCAGACCCCGGGCGGGCAGACCCCGCGCGGAGAGACCCCGGGCGGGGACACCCGGAGCGGTCAGATCCAGAACAGCGAGACCCAGAGCGGGCAGGCCCCGAGCGGAGAGACTCAGAGCGGGGAGACCCCGAGCGAAGAGTCCCCGGGTGGGCAGACCCCGGGCGGGCAGACCCAGAGCGGAGAGTCCCCGAGCGGAGAGCCCCCGGGCGGAGAGTCCCCGGGTGGGCAGATCCCCGGCGGGGAGACCCGGAGCGGGGAGACGCCGGAGGGGGAGAGCGGGGATCGGGCCGGGCCGCGTGGGGAGTTCCCGGGTGAGGTGGGCGAGGATGGTGTCCGGAGGTTCGAGCGGGATGGGCTCGGTGCCCGGTATGGCGACGAGGTGCTCGGGGACGTGTTCCGCGCCCTGCCCCCCGAGCAGCAGCAGGCGGTGCGCGACTACACCCAGAACTCGGGGCCGTTCAACGACACGCTGCGGTTGACGGATCCCTCGGCGTTGGACGACCTGATCGCGTCCTGGCGGGACGACGGATACCGGGGCTGGGGCCTGTTCGAGGTGACCCCGGGGCGGGTTCCGACGCTCGAGGACCTCTACGCGGCCATCGACCGCCCCGATCTGACCCCCGACCAGCGGGACCTGCTGGAGCGGGTGTTCGACGCCGACGATCCGGCGCACGAGCTCGACGGCATCCTGCGGAACGAGGCCGGGATGCGCGGCACCATCATGATGGTGTTCGGCTCCTGGCCGACCCCGGAGGACGTCCACGCGCGGATCGCGATGGTCGACGACGCGTTGGCCCGGCCGCTGCCGGAGACGGTGGAGGTGCTACGGGCCCTGCAGGATCTGTCGTTCATCCCCGAGTTCGACCCCGACGATCCGGAGGCGCTCGAAGGCGTTCGATGGACGGAGGAGGGCTTCACGTCCAGTTCGCTCGGTGCCCGGTTCGCGCACATCGACGGGCTGCCGCCCGAGGTGCGGATGCGTCTGGAGGTCCCGGCCGGGACACCGGCGCTCTGGGTGGGCGAGAACAGTTTCTATCCGGATCAACGCGAATTGATTCTCGCCCGACCGCTGACCTATGAGATTTCCGAAGTGCGGGTCCTGCCGAACGGCAAGATGGAGGTACGGGCGCGGGTCGTCCCTTCGGAGTCGTCAGATAGCATGGAATCATGA